From the Photobacterium sp. GJ3 genome, one window contains:
- a CDS encoding pirin family protein yields the protein MSNTFKDAEQHCDSSGACGAIIQILTPKEKDLGGFSVRRLLPTIQQKMVGPWIFFDHMGPAHFPAGEGINVRPHPHIGIATVTYLFDGEILHRDSLGHLQPIKPGDINLMISGRGIVHSERERYDVTAKAHTLHGLQLWLALPVPDEECEPAFHHYPADTIPALQVEGVAVRVMMGTAYGVTAPVKTFADTLYVEAELQPGQRLTLPMADERALYIAQGQVSAKDSVLPEHSMAIFSPHEGIEIEAKEPSRIAIIGGENIGPRFIEWNFVSSRKERIEQAKEDWRNQQFPIVPGDETEFIPLPE from the coding sequence ATGAGCAATACTTTCAAAGACGCAGAGCAACACTGCGATTCCAGTGGGGCCTGCGGCGCAATCATTCAGATCCTGACCCCGAAAGAAAAAGATCTGGGTGGATTTTCAGTACGTCGCTTATTACCCACCATTCAACAAAAAATGGTCGGTCCCTGGATCTTCTTTGATCATATGGGACCGGCACACTTCCCGGCCGGTGAAGGCATCAATGTCCGCCCCCATCCCCACATCGGTATTGCTACTGTCACCTATTTGTTTGACGGGGAGATTCTTCACCGTGACTCCTTAGGGCATCTGCAGCCTATCAAACCCGGCGATATCAACCTGATGATCTCTGGCCGTGGCATCGTTCATTCAGAGCGTGAACGCTATGACGTCACAGCAAAAGCACATACCTTGCACGGCCTTCAACTCTGGCTGGCTCTGCCCGTTCCGGATGAGGAATGCGAACCGGCGTTTCATCATTATCCGGCAGATACGATTCCTGCACTTCAAGTTGAAGGTGTAGCCGTGCGTGTGATGATGGGCACAGCCTATGGTGTGACCGCGCCAGTCAAAACTTTTGCGGACACTTTATATGTAGAAGCAGAACTTCAACCCGGCCAACGCCTGACACTCCCCATGGCCGATGAACGAGCGCTATACATTGCTCAAGGCCAGGTCAGCGCAAAAGACTCCGTCCTACCTGAACACAGCATGGCTATTTTCTCACCGCATGAAGGCATTGAAATTGAAGCAAAAGAACCTTCCCGAATCGCCATCATCGGAGGCGAAAACATCGGCCCCCGCTTCATCGAGTGGAACTTCGTCTCCAGCCGGAAAGAGCGGATTGAGCAAGCCAAAGAAGATTGGCGCAATCAGCAATTCCCGATAGTACCCGGTGATGAAACGGAGTTTATTCCACTGCCGGAATAA
- a CDS encoding LysR family transcriptional regulator has product MLQLDTFSAIPVFVCVVEQGSFSAAAQHQGITKSAVSKRIAQLELSLGTRLLHRTTRSLRLTEAGEQYYACAQAAVMKAQEGEDRLAQQQKQPSGQLKVTVPMTFGRLHVAPLIPEFLKAYPEIRLDLSMEDAMVDMVEGGFDLAIRIGHIPESSLIARKIAPCRSVLCASPEYIAQHGMPQSPADLRHHNCLYYSFFRGGAEWRFDGPTGIESVQPQGNYRVNNSEALREALLHGTGICQMPTFIVGPDLAAGKLVPVMTDYALPVHAIYAMFPERKHLPAKVRVLIDFLLLHLGTDHPAWDALPRL; this is encoded by the coding sequence ATGCTTCAGTTAGATACTTTTAGTGCAATCCCTGTGTTTGTTTGTGTTGTGGAGCAGGGCAGTTTTTCCGCTGCTGCACAACATCAGGGTATTACAAAATCTGCTGTGAGCAAGCGTATTGCTCAATTGGAATTGTCTCTCGGGACCCGATTACTGCATCGCACGACTCGCAGTTTGCGCCTGACTGAAGCAGGGGAGCAGTATTACGCCTGTGCTCAGGCTGCTGTCATGAAAGCGCAAGAGGGGGAAGACAGGCTCGCTCAGCAGCAAAAACAACCCAGCGGACAGTTAAAAGTGACTGTCCCCATGACGTTTGGGCGGCTACATGTTGCTCCGTTAATCCCTGAATTTTTGAAAGCGTACCCGGAAATCAGGCTCGATTTGTCGATGGAAGATGCCATGGTCGATATGGTTGAGGGCGGTTTCGATCTAGCCATTCGAATTGGTCATATTCCGGAATCAAGTTTGATCGCCCGCAAGATCGCCCCATGCCGTAGTGTATTGTGTGCTTCTCCTGAATACATTGCACAGCATGGCATGCCTCAATCTCCGGCAGATCTGCGTCACCATAATTGTCTGTATTACAGCTTTTTCCGAGGTGGTGCTGAATGGCGATTTGATGGGCCCACAGGGATAGAAAGTGTCCAGCCTCAGGGAAATTATCGCGTGAATAACAGTGAAGCGCTGCGTGAAGCTTTGCTGCACGGGACAGGCATCTGTCAGATGCCGACCTTTATCGTGGGCCCGGATTTGGCTGCCGGGAAGTTAGTGCCTGTCATGACAGATTATGCCTTACCCGTACACGCGATTTATGCGATGTTTCCGGAACGTAAACATTTACCTGCGAAAGTCAGGGTGCTGATCGATTTCCTGCTACTTCATTTGGGGACAGATCATCCTGCTTGGGATGCGCTACCTCGGTTGTGA
- a CDS encoding cytochrome-c peroxidase has translation MQPIEALGKRLFFENISDPSRMSCATCHAPNTGGTYNVSGVNLHQVAVTGARPHLRPKDLAEGEEKTTLKNAGGLKPPTNQYVSFIHENEAKGLKSLQLARLGPCGIFPCGGAFWNGRANGDIVQNTNLIFNANDASGQKKGFYTKYLGPLADQAFASPFLNPVEQNHKSKEDVCSQVESTAWGKELYYLAWGVDLTCQSEAESATAFARFAVALAAWQMSEDNNRFNSKRDIALAEDDNQQFPLNGLTDLENEGHDLFYGPARCSICHNSNGANGTHPLERYTDDSYHAIGVPRNYELPGSPLPDIGLHSTLINLGLNPDANDLPFPPFSVQNAFVGAHKTPTLRNVDLRPGKGFTKAYAHNGWFKSLESIVHFYNTSDVAGETAALFGVVRCPDGIVTEKDALANNCWPEPEIPNAPLLTIGGVTGDLGLTAHQEAAIVAYLKTLTDTTIVEAPKPYKTSSKPQKQGKK, from the coding sequence TTGCAACCAATCGAGGCGTTAGGAAAAAGATTATTTTTTGAGAATATTTCTGATCCGAGCCGGATGTCCTGTGCGACTTGCCATGCTCCGAATACTGGTGGGACATATAATGTCTCGGGTGTTAACCTGCATCAGGTGGCAGTAACTGGTGCCAGGCCGCATTTAAGGCCAAAAGACTTGGCTGAGGGCGAGGAAAAAACAACACTAAAAAATGCAGGAGGACTGAAACCGCCGACCAATCAATATGTCAGTTTTATACATGAAAATGAAGCGAAAGGTCTGAAATCACTCCAACTTGCAAGGCTGGGGCCATGTGGAATTTTTCCCTGTGGAGGTGCTTTCTGGAATGGTCGTGCAAATGGAGATATTGTTCAAAACACAAATTTGATTTTTAATGCAAACGATGCCAGCGGACAGAAAAAAGGGTTTTACACGAAATATCTTGGTCCTCTTGCCGATCAGGCTTTTGCCAGTCCTTTTCTGAATCCTGTAGAACAAAACCACAAGAGTAAGGAGGATGTTTGTAGTCAGGTTGAGTCCACTGCATGGGGGAAAGAACTGTATTATTTAGCATGGGGTGTGGATTTAACATGTCAGTCTGAAGCGGAATCGGCCACAGCATTTGCACGTTTTGCTGTTGCTTTAGCGGCATGGCAAATGTCTGAAGATAATAATCGCTTTAACTCAAAACGGGATATAGCGCTTGCGGAAGACGATAATCAGCAATTCCCATTGAATGGTTTGACTGACCTTGAAAATGAGGGACATGATTTGTTCTATGGCCCGGCAAGATGTTCCATTTGCCATAACAGCAATGGTGCGAATGGTACTCATCCGTTGGAACGCTATACAGATGACAGTTATCACGCGATTGGCGTTCCCAGAAATTATGAGCTTCCTGGTTCTCCATTGCCGGATATTGGTTTGCATTCAACACTGATAAATTTGGGCCTAAATCCAGATGCAAATGATTTACCTTTTCCTCCATTCTCTGTTCAGAATGCATTTGTAGGTGCCCACAAAACGCCAACATTACGTAATGTTGATTTGCGGCCTGGAAAAGGATTTACCAAAGCATATGCTCACAATGGCTGGTTTAAGAGTCTGGAGAGTATTGTGCATTTCTACAATACCTCAGATGTTGCTGGTGAGACTGCAGCCTTGTTTGGTGTTGTCCGATGTCCGGATGGCATCGTGACTGAAAAAGACGCCCTTGCCAACAACTGTTGGCCTGAACCTGAAATACCTAATGCCCCTTTGCTGACCATTGGCGGCGTAACGGGGGATTTGGGTTTAACGGCTCACCAAGAAGCCGCAATCGTGGCTTACCTGAAAACCTTAACAGATACAACAATAGTTGAAGCTCCGAAACCATATAAAACAAGCAGTAAACCGCAGAAGCAAGGTAAAAAATAA
- a CDS encoding DUF2860 family protein, translated as MHRILRQTALTLTALSAFSVSAQQTVKPGLSGDVSINLGWFKNDSKLSTEQSSVLNSLNDPGKDEEKTLPVPMWNLQLGLSPSTALYFKSALGGMASSFYLQAGVTQSLHDGSAIGLGFIPGFFENEVWDDPFQTGSPRQETKRTIRGFVFDYDNIAGSQVSLELAGGKRRIDDERSGAGYDTEAQSALKREGDLYYAALSQTLPFSRDFSLDWQLHYLGDDAQGGALANQRYGAELTAKQRYHRYIFMLGASGARIDYDERHPIFQQVREDNRYGVSITLIYLAPFQWQNVSAIARAGYDTLSSNIDFYDENQSLYSIGLAYRF; from the coding sequence ATGCATCGTATTCTTCGTCAGACAGCGCTTACTTTGACAGCGCTGTCTGCTTTTTCTGTGTCAGCCCAGCAAACGGTCAAACCGGGTCTTTCCGGGGATGTCAGCATCAATCTCGGCTGGTTTAAAAATGACTCCAAACTCAGTACCGAGCAATCTTCAGTGCTCAATTCGCTGAATGATCCCGGGAAAGATGAAGAAAAAACACTGCCGGTCCCCATGTGGAATTTACAATTGGGACTGTCCCCTTCGACTGCACTTTACTTTAAATCTGCGCTCGGCGGCATGGCCAGCAGCTTTTATCTGCAAGCGGGGGTGACTCAATCTCTGCATGATGGTTCGGCCATTGGTCTCGGCTTCATTCCCGGGTTCTTTGAAAATGAAGTCTGGGATGACCCGTTTCAAACGGGCTCCCCCCGCCAGGAAACGAAACGCACCATTCGCGGCTTTGTCTTCGACTATGACAACATTGCAGGCAGTCAGGTTTCGCTCGAACTGGCCGGTGGTAAGCGCCGGATTGACGATGAACGCAGTGGCGCAGGCTACGACACCGAGGCACAAAGTGCTCTGAAACGCGAAGGGGACTTGTACTATGCAGCCCTCAGCCAGACGCTGCCCTTCAGCCGGGATTTTAGCCTGGACTGGCAACTGCATTATTTAGGGGATGACGCACAAGGAGGAGCGCTCGCAAATCAGCGATATGGCGCGGAACTGACGGCGAAGCAACGCTATCACCGCTACATCTTCATGCTGGGTGCGAGTGGCGCCAGAATCGATTACGACGAACGTCATCCAATCTTTCAGCAGGTGCGTGAAGACAATCGGTATGGCGTCTCGATCACCCTGATTTATCTGGCTCCGTTCCAATGGCAGAACGTCAGTGCGATTGCCCGGGCCGGATATGACACGTTGTCGTCAAATATTGATTTTTACGATGAAAATCAAAGCCTGTACAGCATCGGGCTGGCGTATCGGTTCTGA
- a CDS encoding transposase: MTRARNQQICLDATEYYHCVSRCVRRAFLCGFDEDTGVSYEHRRGWVEERLFALTQVFCIDICAYAIMSNHYHLVLHVNRQQASALSDLEVIDRWITFHLPPVLIQKYLRGEINSTAERASALKIINLWRERLYSISWMMKLLNQFIATEANKEDACSGHFWEGRFKSQALLDDKALIAAMAYVDLNPVRAGISDTPESSDFTSIQSRINADQGKKETPKLYPLIGDIQAQDGIPIRLVDYIQLVEWTGRRFREQKQGQIHPNQPPILERLALCSDTWIHAALHLSQASLAGEASTIKRNLHHFGRKRMTGFRFSQPR, translated from the coding sequence ATGACCAGAGCAAGAAACCAGCAAATCTGCCTTGATGCAACGGAGTATTATCATTGCGTGTCACGCTGCGTCCGCCGCGCATTTCTTTGTGGCTTTGATGAGGATACAGGGGTCAGCTATGAGCACCGTCGAGGGTGGGTCGAAGAAAGATTATTTGCTCTGACTCAAGTCTTTTGCATCGATATTTGTGCCTATGCCATCATGAGTAATCATTATCACCTTGTTCTTCATGTCAACAGACAACAAGCTTCAGCATTATCTGATCTTGAGGTCATCGACCGATGGATAACCTTTCATCTCCCGCCAGTCTTGATTCAGAAGTACTTACGTGGAGAAATTAATTCTACGGCTGAAAGAGCTTCTGCACTCAAAATCATCAATCTATGGCGTGAACGACTCTATTCAATCAGTTGGATGATGAAATTACTCAATCAATTTATCGCGACTGAAGCAAACAAAGAGGATGCCTGTTCTGGACATTTCTGGGAAGGCCGCTTCAAAAGTCAGGCATTACTCGATGACAAAGCACTCATTGCCGCGATGGCTTACGTCGACCTGAATCCTGTTCGTGCGGGCATTTCAGACACACCCGAATCGTCTGATTTCACATCCATTCAATCCAGAATCAATGCCGATCAAGGGAAAAAAGAAACACCAAAACTCTATCCATTGATCGGGGATATACAAGCACAAGACGGGATTCCCATTCGGCTCGTCGATTACATTCAACTGGTTGAATGGACTGGCCGTCGGTTCCGGGAACAGAAACAAGGACAAATTCACCCAAACCAGCCACCCATTCTGGAGCGGTTGGCATTATGTTCTGATACCTGGATACACGCAGCGCTCCATCTCAGTCAGGCATCACTTGCGGGCGAAGCGTCCACGATAAAACGAAACCTTCATCATTTCGGCAGGAAAAGAATGACTGGTTTTCGGTTTTCACAACCGAGGTAG
- the dgt gene encoding dGTPase gives MSNMDFKVKLNITRPNDESTSYEIKRAPFESDRGRIINSAAIRRLQQKTQVFPLERNAAVRSRLTHSLEVQQVGRFIVQQVGFWLDRNDIINKEELQLLLPLMESVVEMACLMHDIGNPPFGHFGEKAIADWFQSNVEEIIQEENKTPEELVDILRKDISNFEGNAQAIRLIHSLLKLNLTYSQSAAILKYTRPAYESDESNNNANNLRKKPGFYLSEQHFIEKMQIILEMEPGCRHPLCYIMEAADDISYCLADIEDAVEKKILTVPALKELIINAYRNLGSNPEAEEHYYFGSKISLTRILDRAFQKYTDEDIDKNNQFFIELRVYLHQILVNYAARQFHENLESVYHGTYNSGLLNKGSSAHSLSEAFKSVAIQEVFSHPEVEMQEIRGHRIIQGLLDIYKPLLLLSENDFSQLINNKRDAIKKFPLESRLLNKLSGKHIRAYHSAMEERKSDSPTLYISAWEKYYRCRLLQDYISGMTDQFSYDEYKRMTVRD, from the coding sequence ATGAGTAACATGGATTTCAAAGTAAAGTTAAATATTACAAGACCAAATGATGAGTCAACCTCCTACGAGATCAAAAGAGCCCCCTTTGAAAGTGATCGAGGGAGAATCATTAACTCTGCAGCAATTCGTCGCTTACAGCAAAAAACACAAGTATTCCCACTAGAGCGTAACGCTGCGGTTCGAAGCCGGCTGACACATTCTCTGGAAGTGCAACAAGTCGGACGATTTATTGTCCAACAAGTAGGGTTTTGGCTTGACAGAAACGATATAATCAACAAAGAAGAACTTCAATTATTACTTCCTCTGATGGAATCAGTTGTTGAAATGGCGTGCTTAATGCACGATATTGGTAACCCTCCATTTGGTCATTTTGGTGAAAAAGCAATAGCCGATTGGTTTCAATCGAATGTCGAGGAAATAATTCAAGAGGAAAATAAAACACCAGAAGAGCTGGTCGACATATTAAGAAAAGATATCTCCAACTTTGAAGGAAATGCACAAGCAATACGCCTCATTCATTCTTTACTGAAACTTAACCTTACTTATAGTCAGTCTGCAGCAATATTAAAATACACCCGCCCAGCTTATGAAAGTGATGAATCAAATAATAATGCTAACAATCTAAGAAAAAAACCTGGTTTTTATCTATCAGAACAGCATTTCATCGAGAAAATGCAAATCATATTGGAAATGGAGCCTGGATGCCGCCATCCACTCTGTTACATTATGGAAGCTGCAGATGACATATCATACTGTCTTGCTGACATAGAAGATGCTGTTGAGAAAAAAATACTAACGGTTCCTGCGTTAAAGGAACTCATAATCAATGCGTATCGAAACCTCGGAAGTAATCCTGAAGCTGAGGAACATTATTACTTTGGGAGTAAGATCAGCTTAACAAGAATACTTGATAGAGCATTCCAAAAATATACTGACGAAGATATAGATAAAAACAATCAATTTTTCATTGAACTACGAGTTTACCTGCACCAAATTTTAGTGAACTATGCCGCCAGACAGTTTCATGAAAATCTAGAGTCTGTTTACCATGGCACTTATAATAGTGGCTTACTGAACAAAGGAAGCTCTGCACATAGTTTGTCTGAAGCGTTCAAATCTGTTGCTATCCAAGAAGTATTTAGTCACCCTGAAGTTGAAATGCAAGAAATCAGAGGCCACCGTATCATCCAAGGTCTTTTAGACATTTACAAACCATTGCTCCTTTTAAGTGAAAATGATTTTTCACAGCTAATCAATAATAAAAGAGATGCAATTAAAAAGTTCCCACTTGAGTCAAGATTACTAAATAAATTATCAGGAAAACATATCAGAGCATATCACTCAGCAATGGAAGAAAGAAAAAGTGATAGTCCAACTTTATATATATCCGCTTGGGAAAAATATTATCGCTGTCGACTTTTACAAGATTATATAAGCGGTATGACCGATCAATTTTCCTACGATGAATATAAGCGGATGACTGTTCGAGACTGA
- a CDS encoding urease accessory protein UreF has product MLWLLNDGHTTAEFRLFQLISPSLPIDAFTYSQGLEWAVDHGWVRDKASLADWLRNILNQSLTPLELPALRRLYQAWETGDLDAVRDWKQWLYACRETNEKQQRGRATATLLAQLGVSLPGQAHEAPPGQSSHVTVISCQSFRGLLGRGLLGQTL; this is encoded by the coding sequence TTGCTCTGGCTTCTTAATGATGGACACACCACAGCTGAATTCCGTCTGTTTCAGCTCATCAGCCCTTCCCTGCCAATTGATGCATTCACCTATTCACAAGGGCTGGAATGGGCCGTTGATCACGGCTGGGTCCGTGACAAAGCATCGCTCGCTGACTGGCTCAGAAACATACTCAATCAAAGCTTGACCCCGCTCGAACTCCCCGCATTAAGACGGCTCTATCAAGCCTGGGAAACAGGAGATCTGGACGCCGTCCGAGACTGGAAACAATGGCTGTATGCCTGTCGTGAAACGAACGAAAAACAGCAACGAGGCAGAGCAACAGCCACGCTGCTGGCGCAACTGGGTGTTTCTTTACCGGGACAGGCACATGAAGCACCTCCGGGACAGTCATCTCATGTCACAGTCATCTCATGTCAATCTTTCCGCGGGTTGTTGGGACGAGGGCTGTTGGGACAGACACTTTAG
- a CDS encoding bifunctional GNAT family N-acetyltransferase/carbon-nitrogen hydrolase family protein yields MEENNTTLLNLRTIEPSDYKQLAALEDLVFPDVGGAWPKSTIMGLINNFPDGQICIEDKGKIIAAALTIQVSYNRYSLNHTYLDIVDSNQVACHNPNGDALYGLDVFVHPDYRGLRLGRRLYEARKELCRANNLKAILAGGRIPGYHKYASEMPVSEYIAKVKRREIHDPILSFQLSNDFDVKRLMNRYLPEDAKSKGYATLLEWDNIFYEEDLSVHQTEKTLIRLGIIQWHMRRVVSVEDLMNQAEFFVSSLSKYQSDFALFPEFFNAPLMGLARDKDSVEAIRYLSQFTDEIRHRFSQLAVTYNINIIAGSMPYLKDDKLYNVSYLLHRDGDIDEQYKIHITPHEVRDWVIDGGDKVKVFETDAGRIGILICYDVEFPELGRLLADEGVQILFVPFWTDTKNGYLRVRICAQARAIENECYVALGGSVGNLPRVDNVDIQYAQSAVFSPSDVYFPHDAIITEANANTEMIIFADVDLSKLKLLHNQGSVTNLKHRRLDLYKMKPKKPKKKKH; encoded by the coding sequence ATGGAAGAAAATAACACAACCTTACTGAATTTGCGCACCATCGAACCGTCAGACTACAAACAACTCGCCGCACTGGAGGATCTGGTATTTCCGGATGTCGGCGGTGCCTGGCCCAAGTCAACCATCATGGGATTAATTAACAATTTCCCGGATGGCCAGATTTGTATCGAAGACAAAGGAAAAATTATCGCAGCGGCCCTGACCATTCAAGTGAGCTATAACCGATATTCTCTGAATCACACCTATCTGGATATCGTGGACAGCAATCAGGTGGCCTGCCACAATCCGAACGGAGATGCCCTGTATGGTCTGGACGTCTTTGTTCATCCGGACTACCGCGGCTTACGACTGGGCAGACGCCTCTATGAAGCACGAAAAGAGCTGTGCCGGGCGAATAATCTGAAGGCGATTCTGGCAGGCGGGCGCATTCCCGGCTATCACAAGTATGCGTCCGAGATGCCCGTCTCCGAGTACATTGCCAAGGTGAAACGACGGGAGATTCACGATCCGATTCTTTCATTTCAACTATCGAATGACTTTGACGTCAAACGCCTGATGAACCGATATCTGCCTGAAGACGCAAAATCGAAAGGCTATGCCACCCTGCTCGAATGGGACAATATCTTTTATGAAGAAGATTTGTCCGTGCATCAGACCGAAAAAACGCTGATCCGCCTGGGGATCATCCAATGGCACATGCGCCGGGTCGTTTCGGTAGAAGATCTGATGAATCAGGCTGAGTTCTTTGTCTCTTCGCTGTCGAAATATCAGTCTGACTTTGCTTTATTTCCGGAATTTTTTAATGCGCCGCTCATGGGTCTGGCGCGCGACAAAGACTCAGTGGAAGCCATTCGCTACCTGAGTCAGTTTACGGATGAAATCCGGCATCGTTTTTCGCAACTGGCCGTAACCTATAACATCAATATCATTGCGGGCAGCATGCCCTATCTGAAAGACGACAAGCTCTACAATGTGTCTTACCTGCTCCACCGCGATGGTGACATTGACGAGCAGTACAAGATTCACATTACACCCCACGAAGTCCGGGACTGGGTGATCGACGGCGGCGATAAGGTCAAAGTCTTCGAAACCGATGCAGGCCGAATTGGGATCCTGATTTGTTACGATGTTGAATTCCCGGAATTAGGCCGGTTACTGGCCGACGAAGGGGTTCAGATTCTGTTTGTTCCTTTCTGGACGGATACCAAAAACGGCTATCTGCGCGTGCGCATCTGTGCCCAAGCCCGTGCGATCGAAAACGAATGTTACGTCGCCCTGGGAGGCAGTGTGGGTAATTTACCCCGGGTTGATAACGTCGACATTCAATATGCCCAGTCGGCAGTTTTTTCACCCTCAGACGTTTATTTTCCGCATGACGCCATTATTACGGAGGCCAATGCCAACACGGAGATGATCATTTTTGCGGATGTGGATTTATCAAAACTGAAACTGTTGCATAACCAGGGCTCAGTCACTAATCTAAAGCATCGTCGGCTTGACCTTTACAAAATGAAGCCTAAAAAGCCCAAGAAAAAGAAACATTAA
- a CDS encoding HupE/UreJ family protein, with protein sequence MSPLQTYQRLTIAATSSLLTFPTLAHVGHGQEAGVIASSFMAGVSHPLTGLDHLAMLLGVGFLSALTPGLKKQLSLMVSALSSILLGLVFGVLTGGFSGMEALILGSVFIVAAALGLKASRRNHLANIGTLLSLSLLLAHGWAHGAEAPAAAVLAFAPGMLVSATALLITGNLIGRAVPARWLSPLLAFSGVMLALAS encoded by the coding sequence ATGAGCCCACTACAAACTTATCAACGCTTGACTATCGCTGCTACTTCATCGCTGCTTACCTTCCCCACTCTGGCTCACGTTGGTCACGGTCAGGAAGCCGGTGTCATCGCAAGTTCATTCATGGCAGGCGTCTCTCACCCATTGACCGGACTGGACCACCTCGCGATGCTGCTCGGTGTCGGATTTCTTTCTGCACTGACGCCGGGTCTGAAAAAACAGTTGTCACTCATGGTGAGTGCCTTGTCGAGTATTTTGCTTGGCTTAGTGTTTGGCGTTTTAACCGGTGGATTTTCAGGGATGGAAGCGTTGATTCTGGGATCCGTATTTATCGTCGCCGCAGCACTGGGACTTAAGGCATCGAGACGCAACCACCTCGCGAATATCGGAACCCTGCTCTCTCTCAGTCTGCTGCTGGCTCATGGGTGGGCTCACGGGGCTGAAGCACCGGCGGCAGCGGTTCTGGCTTTTGCACCCGGCATGCTGGTGAGTGCAACCGCACTACTGATCACGGGCAATCTGATCGGGCGTGCTGTTCCGGCGCGCTGGCTGAGCCCTTTACTGGCTTTCAGTGGCGTCATGCTTGCTCTGGCTTCTTAA
- a CDS encoding DsbA family protein, with amino-acid sequence MAAILYYVHDPMCSWCWGYQPAFARLKAKLPETIEVRSVLGGLAPDSDQPMPEEMQQMLQLTWKRIEGQLGTTFNHDFWATCRPRRSTYPACRAVLAAECQGQGDAMTAALQKAYYLRAMNPSDTETHCLLAGELNLDTDRFARDLASPAVQALLEDNLAFTAALGVSGFPSLVLEINGQRWPIAVAYRNELTTLNDIQDKMNWANTKEKFSRLFFRS; translated from the coding sequence ATGGCTGCAATTCTTTATTATGTCCACGATCCGATGTGCAGTTGGTGCTGGGGATATCAGCCCGCATTCGCACGGTTGAAAGCCAAATTGCCGGAAACGATTGAAGTGCGTTCTGTACTTGGCGGGTTGGCCCCGGACAGTGATCAGCCGATGCCAGAAGAGATGCAGCAAATGCTGCAACTCACCTGGAAGCGTATTGAAGGTCAGTTGGGCACCACGTTCAATCATGATTTCTGGGCGACATGCCGTCCGCGTCGTTCAACGTATCCGGCTTGCAGAGCCGTGCTGGCGGCTGAATGTCAGGGGCAGGGGGATGCCATGACGGCTGCGTTGCAAAAGGCTTATTATCTTCGCGCCATGAATCCTTCCGATACGGAAACGCATTGTTTGCTCGCCGGTGAACTGAATTTAGATACGGATCGATTTGCACGGGATCTGGCCAGTCCGGCGGTGCAGGCGCTACTGGAAGACAATCTGGCGTTCACCGCTGCTCTGGGTGTTTCTGGCTTTCCTTCTCTGGTGTTAGAGATCAACGGGCAGCGATGGCCAATCGCTGTGGCTTACCGTAATGAGCTGACGACCTTGAATGATATTCAGGACAAGATGAACTGGGCAAATACGAAAGAGAAATTCAGCCGGTTATTTTTCCGTTCATAA
- a CDS encoding DMT family transporter, with product MYINDARIFYSGRLWRGPANPNDSSEQPTGQYSSPLTASWIAHGVGAGFAGLVLLCKYAHRRAHVPKTRGNTPLWAYLGGIPGAFTVVLAAITVNSPLGIAGSLALMLMGQTLIKMFCNLAGVALILLGIFLNKTQQDKP from the coding sequence GTGTACATTAATGACGCACGCATCTTCTATTCTGGCCGTCTCTGGCGGGGGCCTGCTAACCCTAATGATTCTTCTGAACAGCCTACTGGCCAATACAGTTCACCGCTCACTGCATCCTGGATAGCGCATGGGGTCGGCGCAGGTTTCGCGGGGCTTGTCTTGCTCTGCAAATATGCGCACCGTCGTGCCCATGTCCCAAAGACCCGGGGCAACACCCCGCTATGGGCTTATCTGGGCGGGATTCCCGGAGCGTTCACAGTGGTACTTGCTGCAATCACCGTGAATAGTCCGCTTGGAATCGCAGGCTCGCTTGCTCTCATGCTCATGGGACAGACACTAATCAAGATGTTCTGCAATCTGGCAGGTGTAGCACTCATTCTACTGGGCATCTTTCTCAACAAGACTCAGCAGGATAAGCCATAA